The Serratia rhizosphaerae genome has a segment encoding these proteins:
- the sctR gene encoding type III secretion system export apparatus subunit SctR yields the protein MEAQSLNPMMLALFLGALSLVPMLMIVCTCFLKISMVLLLTRNAMGVQQVPPNMALYGIALAATLFVMAPVFNDMSQRLKAMPLDFSNMERLEYTFGNGAEPLKAFMTRNTDPDILTHLQENGARMWPKEMAQSLTPQSPLLVIPAFVLSELQNGFKIGFLIFIPFLVLDLIVSNVLLALGMQMVSPMTVSLPLKILLFVLVSGWTRLLDGLFYSYL from the coding sequence ATGGAAGCGCAGTCGCTCAATCCGATGATGCTGGCGCTGTTTCTGGGAGCGCTGTCGCTGGTGCCGATGCTGATGATCGTCTGCACCTGTTTTCTCAAGATTTCCATGGTGCTGCTGCTGACGCGCAACGCGATGGGCGTGCAGCAGGTGCCGCCGAATATGGCGCTGTACGGCATCGCCCTCGCCGCGACGCTGTTTGTGATGGCGCCGGTGTTTAACGATATGAGCCAGCGGCTCAAGGCGATGCCGCTCGACTTCAGCAATATGGAACGGCTGGAGTACACCTTCGGCAATGGTGCCGAACCGTTGAAGGCGTTTATGACGCGCAATACCGACCCGGATATTCTGACGCACCTGCAGGAGAACGGCGCGCGCATGTGGCCGAAAGAGATGGCGCAGTCGCTGACGCCGCAAAGCCCGCTGCTGGTGATCCCGGCGTTCGTGCTGTCCGAACTGCAGAACGGCTTCAAGATCGGCTTTCTGATCTTTATTCCCTTCCTGGTGCTGGATCTGATCGTCTCCAACGTGCTGCTGGCGCTGGGGATGCAGATGGTGTCGCCGATGACGGTCTCGTTGCCGCTGAAGATCCTGCTGTTTGTTCTGGTCAGCGGCTGGACCCGGCTGCTGGACGGCCTGTTTTATAGCTATCTGTGA
- a CDS encoding HrpF protein, whose translation MYSDDLLQRRLSSTASRSHNETYQFAKEMSGEPYSLSDMYAFQNQLQDMSNTSWASSQYTQFKFGMRKAIIDAIN comes from the coding sequence ATGTATTCCGACGATTTACTGCAGCGCCGCCTGAGCAGCACCGCCAGCCGCAGCCACAACGAGACTTACCAGTTCGCCAAAGAGATGTCGGGCGAGCCTTACAGCCTCAGCGATATGTATGCCTTCCAGAACCAACTGCAGGATATGTCCAACACCAGCTGGGCCAGCTCGCAGTACACGCAGTTCAAGTTCGGCATGCGTAAAGCGATTATCGACGCCATTAATTAA
- a CDS encoding CesT family type III secretion system chaperone produces METHYIQKLLARYGASLHTELHMENGVCALQDERGRELAVLELPPPGEMLMLHCLILPADPAWQTPAMLQTLLTMNFEIGAMDGCWLALDQERNLRLCGRSALSQLDHTGFALLLNGFIERGHQVRDFMPDLLERLRPVA; encoded by the coding sequence GTGGAAACGCACTACATACAAAAACTGCTGGCCCGCTACGGCGCGAGCCTGCACACCGAACTGCACATGGAAAACGGCGTCTGCGCCCTGCAGGATGAACGCGGCCGGGAGCTGGCGGTATTGGAACTGCCGCCGCCGGGCGAGATGCTGATGCTGCACTGCCTGATTCTGCCCGCCGATCCGGCCTGGCAAACGCCGGCCATGCTGCAGACGCTGCTGACGATGAACTTTGAGATCGGCGCGATGGACGGCTGCTGGCTGGCGCTGGATCAAGAGCGTAACCTACGCCTGTGCGGCCGCAGCGCGCTGAGCCAGCTGGATCACACCGGTTTTGCCCTGCTGCTCAACGGTTTTATCGAACGCGGCCACCAGGTGCGCGACTTTATGCCGGATCTGCTGGAACGCCTGCGTCCCGTCGCCTGA
- the sctC gene encoding type III secretion system outer membrane ring subunit SctC produces the protein MVLTLPAIPNLRRLALAALLLCAGLNAALAATPGEWKNGAYAYSADNTPLSIILEDFADSFGVTLYDSSLPEANITGKLRSGSPEAFLNRLALEYRFQWFVYNDTLYVSAQSAQVSRRLEISPDAAPDIKQALKGVGLLDPRFGWGELPDEGVVLVTGPPEYVAMIADFTKKSEKPKDDNKEMMSFPLKYASVADRTIKYRDQTLLVPGVATILNELLGQNSSPSASGMNSTQGGESEMDQMRSQSQSILNQLVGRGTGHGRAGDKNPLGSMAGKVSADVRNNALLVRDKPAYRSAYQSLVSMIDVPQKLIEIDALIVDIDRSEMARLSSSWAGQFGNVTGGSTLLSGPSTLFVTDFRRFFADIQALEGEGTASIIANPSIMTLENQPAVIDFSDTAFVRAIGERVADIQAVTAGTSLRVTPRAIGGKSSASSSVQLIVDVEDGKLNKNDDGDAEGTRNGAISTQALVQAKRSLVMGGFHTKESGDHERRIPILGSIPLIGKLFTTSQHETSQRERLFIITPHLVGDQVDPSRYIASENRDQLNNAMGEINRRHKYTDMKGMLESALRDLAENRQPSGMTAGGSGQTLSTLCRIPSGFSNDAQRHQWYGNRSVQIAVGVITNTSNVTRRFDEAACRSDRTLAVAAWPHSQLRPGESVEVYVAFEKNAVVRPGRTSLIASAR, from the coding sequence GTGGTGCTAACCCTGCCCGCGATACCTAACCTGCGACGTCTGGCGCTGGCGGCGCTGCTGCTGTGCGCCGGCCTCAATGCCGCACTGGCCGCTACGCCCGGCGAGTGGAAGAACGGCGCTTACGCCTATTCCGCCGACAACACGCCGCTGAGCATCATCCTGGAAGACTTTGCCGACAGCTTCGGCGTCACGCTGTATGACAGCTCCCTGCCCGAAGCCAATATCACCGGCAAGCTGCGCTCCGGCAGCCCGGAAGCGTTTCTTAACCGGCTGGCGCTGGAGTACCGTTTTCAGTGGTTTGTCTATAACGACACGCTCTACGTCAGCGCGCAGTCGGCGCAGGTGTCGCGACGGCTGGAAATCTCCCCCGATGCGGCGCCGGATATCAAACAGGCGCTGAAAGGCGTCGGCCTGCTCGATCCGCGCTTCGGCTGGGGCGAACTGCCGGACGAAGGCGTGGTGCTGGTCACCGGGCCGCCGGAATATGTCGCCATGATCGCCGACTTCACCAAAAAATCGGAAAAGCCCAAGGACGATAACAAAGAGATGATGTCGTTCCCGCTGAAGTACGCCTCGGTGGCCGACCGCACCATCAAATACCGCGATCAGACCCTGCTGGTGCCGGGGGTGGCCACCATCCTCAATGAACTGCTGGGGCAAAACAGCAGCCCGAGCGCCAGCGGCATGAACAGCACTCAGGGCGGCGAAAGCGAAATGGACCAGATGCGCAGCCAGTCGCAGAGCATTCTGAACCAACTGGTGGGGCGCGGCACCGGCCACGGCCGCGCCGGTGATAAAAACCCGCTCGGCAGCATGGCGGGCAAAGTCTCGGCAGACGTGCGCAACAACGCCCTGCTGGTGCGCGATAAGCCGGCGTACCGCAGCGCCTATCAGTCGCTGGTCAGCATGATCGACGTGCCGCAGAAACTGATCGAGATCGATGCGCTGATCGTCGATATCGATCGCAGCGAGATGGCGCGACTGTCGAGCAGCTGGGCCGGCCAGTTCGGCAACGTCACCGGCGGTTCGACGCTGCTCTCCGGCCCCAGCACGCTGTTCGTCACCGATTTTCGCCGCTTCTTTGCCGATATCCAGGCGCTGGAGGGAGAAGGCACCGCGTCGATTATCGCCAACCCGTCGATCATGACGCTGGAAAACCAGCCGGCGGTGATCGATTTCAGCGACACCGCCTTTGTGCGCGCCATCGGCGAGCGGGTGGCGGATATCCAGGCGGTCACCGCCGGCACCAGCCTGCGCGTCACGCCGCGCGCCATCGGCGGGAAGAGCAGCGCCAGCTCGTCGGTGCAGCTGATCGTCGACGTCGAGGACGGCAAGCTGAACAAAAACGACGACGGCGACGCCGAAGGCACCCGCAACGGCGCCATCAGCACCCAGGCGCTGGTGCAGGCGAAACGTTCGCTGGTGATGGGCGGTTTCCACACCAAAGAGAGCGGCGATCATGAACGGCGCATTCCGATCCTCGGCAGCATTCCGCTGATCGGCAAACTGTTCACCACCTCGCAGCATGAAACCTCGCAGCGCGAGCGGCTGTTTATCATCACGCCGCATCTGGTGGGCGATCAGGTGGATCCTTCCCGCTATATCGCCAGCGAAAACCGCGATCAGCTGAACAACGCCATGGGTGAGATCAACCGCCGCCACAAGTACACCGATATGAAGGGCATGCTGGAATCCGCGCTGCGCGATCTGGCGGAAAACCGTCAGCCCAGCGGCATGACGGCCGGCGGCAGCGGCCAGACGCTGAGCACGCTGTGCCGCATTCCGTCCGGCTTCAGCAACGATGCGCAGCGCCATCAGTGGTACGGCAACCGCTCGGTGCAGATCGCCGTCGGGGTGATCACCAATACCAGCAACGTTACGCGCCGCTTTGATGAAGCCGCCTGCCGCAGCGACCGCACCCTCGCCGTCGCCGCCTGGCCGCATTCACAGCTGCGCCCCGGCGAGTCGGTTGAGGTGTACGTCGCGTTTGAAAAAAATGCCGTGGTCAGGCCGGGACGCACCTCCCTGATCGCCAGCGCCCGCTAA
- a CDS encoding AvrE-family type 3 secretion system effector, producing the protein MTTSISGSIGALLNRVRRTGDENAARSGNHTLRGSTAPSTQRAPLSSPHRPPAGLRQRQNAAPQLPRLSRESGNWAVQLNGRLGGIDGASEEPPAVTPEEQTTLAQKQAQRRRLERSTQHQWQSQAPTAQLTGLSRRDNGTLDIDAGEALGPLLENTLNANNQRYRWHGNGNEHGHTLLDQQNRLIHLHEDPLAFTAFTHRLSVPPQQTPVAGNNGSVSWGGDEPKTVAKPAQALREKLTGIYHTGQDEQALRLYGDRLYQYTSELPAEWQPMHDIDAKPFSQLSRQGNGQLFALQDDKQLLNLSTGRTEHTFSQKVSAYALNRHGALLALTADKAAGKQQLLFRPAGADGAPQPLQLQLAREGSGEPQPFYPAAIALRGNELLAFDDGGRLHRAALPDGEIPPTLELEQDGRDTQIRHLFSDPDAQLTALLNDGDDRIHAVVKNRHNHEFSCQLGDTGVTPGWNLSDSMVMDYQKGLRLSTPLPHNVVDLGRLGKLALIEGKVHFRDEVTGHWEASGEKAERLIRGHDGQAYKVEDGEVKPLKINQAGNKASLQNNLFHLTRVRNSVEADLALTGLDKNSKTQTVTSLGNGRLASLNEDGRVRLHQIIPGLRRERMPPRPIGSEGLPDARTPDGRLKDLAGNAGHQLFGLTGGGQLFSLAPGGWLPPALRPGGGQQNEAATAWQPVTPPPDLGRLTSLHNDAQGRLVAADDSGHSATWHNGSWQATDDTAPVSYRSDTSQQTFDRLDASGKSGRVPKTGITYKREFEVFGASGNNTRQVNNPFKKRMQAFLFKPQGKMPRPLKNLGNEIIHRASGRDGLRPCYQAQQQLSVEIAGKPAPSAGSTTELNSLPTLETRLDALGLGQSADAQHQQLHKEIAGFGEMLGRSLNLHSAAVGKHYGVVDEHNRVIDNPQKLLHTRSGQFNRHSQRDPQLAGTLRHLLGNHGSQSAQDALQTLSAMENNRVVINHLKDERDYHDDIGLLKSRLFLDLLTQEKLHQALSDCQSAPASDPQRLNTLRDTVRNLRDEQWDQHPVKKLSDQGFQNTRQLEAYYDGMKRTVKAFSKQHHGTYVTASTLFQTGSREELTQRLGKELLALKNGEALTFGNGHSGFVSSVTLPGDQIIGSVGARVNLDRDYSLAFTREESGLTVTVARNGGGSLNVFGAAGVNVLTGHLNEDSLNFGPDGNHKLSPVVRFGASLPLNLQRQSQNSMTFSLSDNELPQFLEQLTTNQLRPMDMLDKAIDHKVKNGNVWNLSLDINASAQASLGLPMTNKNETANVASARLGGGLAAGANLLHGQRERSDAHNAEGSKVSHSDNRVRYLNQGNLDARIMVPVGVSSKTEHAREPIMATSALAARYTFDGRTKKKINMELAEPHTLDHTHIDKIAETLGKAFTSPADARVLATVQDSAGDTSPKAKLAALNDHFLQHLLGAKTLNNSQHAAIRDLQKLIHQREAMDNKVPLPGALEYQSTYNNLAKLDSNSLPHWIHDAFRFEMQDDNHANSNANRIGAMMAQDPRLAGLIGQMQLSTDTKAEVTLELKDEDRRELVESWLHGNIQRQDLERQLQDRSKMRIKSIAFVESKSKGDGIMSPRFLIGGGSNVSIEKERKLGKISFSYGVDQSAPLSYSLEGELADRQNAALSEPLNRAWAQGRLLKDA; encoded by the coding sequence ATGACAACCTCAATCAGCGGCAGCATCGGCGCGTTACTCAATCGGGTGCGGCGGACGGGCGACGAGAACGCCGCCCGCAGCGGCAACCACACCCTCCGCGGCAGCACCGCGCCGTCAACGCAGCGCGCGCCCCTGTCTTCACCACACCGCCCTCCGGCCGGCCTGCGCCAGCGCCAGAACGCCGCGCCGCAGCTCCCTCGACTCTCCCGTGAGTCCGGCAACTGGGCGGTGCAGCTCAACGGTCGGCTCGGCGGCATCGACGGCGCCAGTGAAGAACCGCCGGCCGTCACGCCGGAGGAGCAGACGACGCTGGCGCAAAAGCAGGCGCAGCGCCGGCGGCTGGAGCGCAGCACTCAGCACCAGTGGCAGTCTCAGGCGCCCACCGCCCAGCTGACGGGGTTAAGCCGCCGGGACAACGGCACGCTGGATATCGACGCCGGCGAAGCATTAGGCCCGCTGCTGGAAAACACCCTCAACGCCAATAACCAGCGCTACCGCTGGCATGGCAACGGTAATGAGCACGGCCATACGCTGCTCGACCAGCAAAACCGGCTGATTCATCTGCACGAAGATCCGCTGGCGTTTACCGCCTTCACCCACCGGCTATCGGTACCGCCGCAGCAGACGCCCGTCGCCGGCAATAACGGCAGCGTCAGCTGGGGCGGCGACGAGCCGAAGACGGTCGCCAAGCCGGCGCAGGCGCTGCGGGAAAAACTCACCGGTATCTACCACACCGGCCAGGACGAGCAAGCGTTGCGCCTGTACGGCGATCGCCTATACCAATACACATCGGAACTCCCTGCCGAATGGCAGCCGATGCATGATATCGACGCCAAACCTTTCAGCCAGCTCAGCCGCCAGGGCAACGGCCAGCTGTTTGCGCTGCAGGACGATAAACAGCTGCTGAACCTTAGCACCGGTCGCACCGAACATACATTCAGTCAGAAAGTTTCCGCCTATGCGCTCAACCGCCACGGTGCGCTGCTGGCGCTGACGGCGGACAAAGCCGCCGGCAAACAACAACTGCTGTTTCGCCCGGCGGGCGCGGACGGCGCGCCGCAGCCGCTGCAGTTGCAGCTGGCTCGCGAAGGCAGCGGCGAACCGCAGCCGTTTTATCCCGCCGCCATCGCCCTGCGCGGCAATGAACTGCTGGCGTTCGACGACGGCGGTCGCCTGCACCGCGCCGCGCTGCCGGACGGTGAAATACCGCCGACTCTGGAGCTGGAACAAGACGGCCGCGATACCCAGATTCGCCATCTGTTCTCCGACCCCGACGCACAGCTGACCGCGCTGCTGAACGACGGCGACGATCGCATCCACGCCGTGGTGAAGAACCGTCACAATCACGAATTCAGCTGCCAGTTGGGCGACACCGGCGTCACCCCCGGCTGGAACCTGAGCGACAGCATGGTGATGGATTATCAGAAAGGGCTGCGCCTCAGCACACCGCTGCCGCACAACGTCGTCGATCTGGGCCGGCTCGGCAAACTGGCGCTGATTGAAGGCAAGGTGCACTTTCGCGATGAAGTTACCGGCCACTGGGAGGCCAGCGGCGAAAAGGCCGAGCGTCTGATCCGCGGCCACGACGGCCAGGCGTATAAAGTGGAGGACGGCGAAGTCAAACCGCTGAAGATCAATCAGGCCGGCAACAAGGCTTCCCTCCAGAACAACCTGTTTCACCTTACGCGGGTACGTAACAGCGTGGAGGCCGATCTCGCCCTGACCGGGCTGGACAAGAACAGCAAGACCCAAACCGTCACGTCGCTAGGCAACGGACGTCTGGCCTCGCTGAACGAAGACGGCCGGGTGCGGCTGCACCAAATCATCCCCGGTCTGCGCCGTGAGCGCATGCCGCCGCGGCCGATCGGCAGCGAAGGGCTGCCCGACGCCCGGACGCCGGACGGCAGGCTGAAAGATCTGGCCGGCAATGCCGGCCATCAGCTGTTCGGCCTGACCGGCGGCGGACAGCTGTTCAGTCTGGCGCCGGGCGGCTGGCTGCCGCCGGCGCTGCGTCCGGGGGGCGGCCAACAGAATGAGGCCGCCACCGCCTGGCAGCCGGTGACGCCACCGCCGGATCTCGGCCGGCTCACCAGTCTGCACAACGATGCACAGGGCCGGCTGGTGGCGGCGGATGACAGCGGCCACTCCGCAACCTGGCACAACGGCAGTTGGCAGGCCACCGACGATACGGCACCCGTTTCCTACCGCAGCGACACCTCGCAGCAGACCTTCGACCGGCTGGACGCCAGCGGCAAAAGCGGCCGCGTCCCCAAAACCGGCATTACCTATAAGCGAGAATTTGAGGTGTTCGGCGCCAGCGGCAACAATACGCGCCAGGTGAACAATCCGTTTAAAAAGCGCATGCAGGCCTTCTTGTTCAAGCCGCAAGGCAAAATGCCGCGACCGCTGAAAAACCTCGGCAATGAAATTATCCACCGCGCCAGCGGCCGTGACGGGCTGAGACCCTGCTACCAGGCCCAGCAGCAGCTCTCCGTCGAGATTGCCGGCAAACCGGCGCCGTCCGCAGGCAGCACCACCGAACTCAACAGCCTGCCAACGCTGGAGACGCGCCTCGACGCGCTGGGACTGGGACAGAGCGCCGATGCACAACACCAGCAGTTGCACAAAGAGATCGCCGGCTTCGGCGAGATGCTCGGGCGCAGCCTGAACCTGCACAGCGCCGCGGTGGGCAAACATTACGGCGTGGTGGATGAACACAACCGGGTAATCGACAACCCGCAAAAACTGCTGCACACCCGCAGCGGCCAGTTCAACCGCCACAGCCAGCGCGATCCGCAGTTGGCCGGCACCCTGCGGCATCTGCTGGGCAACCACGGTTCGCAATCGGCGCAGGACGCGCTGCAAACCCTGAGCGCCATGGAGAATAACCGCGTGGTGATCAACCACCTGAAGGACGAACGCGACTATCACGACGATATCGGCCTGCTGAAATCACGCCTGTTTCTCGATCTGCTGACGCAGGAAAAGCTGCATCAGGCGCTGAGCGACTGTCAGTCCGCTCCGGCGTCCGACCCGCAGCGCCTGAACACCCTGCGCGACACCGTGCGTAACCTCCGCGACGAACAGTGGGATCAGCACCCGGTGAAAAAACTGTCCGATCAGGGCTTCCAGAATACCCGCCAGCTTGAGGCCTATTACGACGGCATGAAAAGAACGGTCAAGGCCTTCTCCAAGCAGCACCACGGCACCTACGTCACCGCCAGCACGCTGTTCCAGACCGGCAGCCGCGAGGAGCTGACCCAGCGGCTCGGCAAGGAGCTGCTGGCGCTGAAAAACGGCGAGGCGCTGACCTTCGGCAACGGCCACAGCGGCTTTGTCTCCAGCGTCACCCTTCCCGGCGACCAGATTATCGGTTCGGTCGGCGCGCGGGTGAATCTGGATCGTGACTACAGCCTGGCCTTCACCCGCGAGGAGAGCGGGCTGACGGTAACCGTCGCCCGCAACGGCGGCGGCAGCCTGAACGTGTTCGGCGCCGCCGGGGTCAACGTGCTGACCGGCCACCTGAATGAAGACAGCCTGAATTTCGGCCCGGACGGCAACCACAAACTGTCGCCGGTGGTACGCTTCGGCGCATCGCTGCCGCTGAACCTGCAGCGCCAGTCGCAAAACAGCATGACCTTCAGCCTGAGCGATAACGAGCTGCCGCAGTTTCTGGAGCAGCTGACCACCAACCAGCTCAGGCCGATGGATATGCTGGACAAGGCCATCGATCACAAGGTGAAAAACGGCAACGTCTGGAACCTGAGTCTGGATATCAACGCCTCGGCGCAGGCCAGTCTCGGCCTGCCGATGACCAACAAAAACGAGACCGCCAACGTCGCCAGCGCGCGCCTCGGCGGCGGTCTGGCGGCGGGCGCCAATCTGCTGCACGGCCAGCGCGAACGCAGCGATGCGCACAATGCGGAAGGCAGCAAAGTCAGCCACAGCGACAACCGGGTACGCTATCTGAATCAGGGCAATCTGGACGCCCGCATTATGGTGCCCGTCGGCGTCAGCAGCAAAACCGAACATGCGCGCGAGCCAATTATGGCAACCAGCGCGCTGGCGGCGCGCTACACCTTTGACGGCCGCACCAAAAAGAAAATCAATATGGAGCTGGCGGAACCGCATACGCTGGATCACACCCATATCGACAAGATTGCGGAAACCCTCGGCAAGGCCTTTACCAGCCCGGCCGACGCCCGGGTGCTGGCCACGGTGCAGGACAGCGCCGGTGACACCTCGCCAAAGGCCAAGCTGGCGGCGTTGAACGACCACTTCCTCCAACATTTGCTTGGCGCCAAAACGCTGAACAACAGCCAGCATGCGGCGATCCGCGATCTGCAGAAACTGATCCACCAGCGCGAAGCCATGGATAACAAGGTGCCGCTGCCCGGCGCGCTGGAGTATCAATCCACCTACAACAACCTGGCCAAGCTGGACAGCAACAGCCTGCCGCACTGGATCCATGATGCTTTCCGCTTTGAGATGCAGGACGACAACCACGCCAACAGCAACGCCAACCGCATCGGCGCCATGATGGCGCAGGATCCGCGCCTCGCCGGGTTGATCGGCCAGATGCAGCTCAGCACCGACACCAAGGCGGAGGTGACGCTGGAGCTGAAGGATGAAGACCGCAGAGAGCTGGTGGAAAGCTGGCTGCACGGCAATATCCAGCGCCAGGATCTCGAACGGCAGCTGCAGGATCGCAGCAAGATGCGCATCAAATCCATCGCTTTTGTCGAAAGTAAATCCAAGGGCGACGGCATCATGTCCCCACGCTTTCTGATCGGCGGCGGCAGCAATGTCAGCATCGAGAAAGAGCGCAAGCTGGGCAAGATCAGCTTCAGCTACGGCGTCGATCAAAGCGCGCCGCTGAGCTACAGCCTTGAAGGCGAACTCGCCGACCGTCAGAACGCTGCGTTAAGCGAACCGCTCAACCGGGCGTGGGCGCAGGGGCGACTGTTGAAAGATGCATAA
- the hrpT gene encoding HrpT family type III secretion system protein, producing MVIRFIAALLAAMLLAACAPKAPPGCASVDCRPQSGDNSLTIWWQPDLRTGPTDYTRVQVNP from the coding sequence ATGGTTATCCGATTTATCGCCGCCCTGCTGGCGGCCATGCTGCTCGCCGCCTGCGCCCCGAAAGCGCCGCCAGGCTGCGCCAGCGTCGACTGCCGGCCGCAGTCCGGCGACAACAGCCTGACCATCTGGTGGCAGCCGGACCTGCGCACCGGTCCGACGGATTACACCCGGGTACAGGTTAACCCCTGA
- the sctT gene encoding type III secretion system export apparatus subunit SctT, translated as MLWGDLLDQLFQYLLALLLGMARIFPCVLLTPIFSFNVIKGVPRAAIVAALALFIAPALQAEIAAGPPPLLTLTALGLKEMILGALLGLVLGLPFWMMESVGALFDNQRGALMGGQLNPLLGPDVTPLGHLMQQSMILLLMVGPGLGTITQVLWDSYRLWPALAWMPLPGEQGWGVWLGLLKTTFVDMVLYAGPLVALLLLMDFAVGIISIYSPQIQATVLTIPVKCLLGLLFFVLYLPVLNHLAGERLFELRDLSAILGTLLQPAGGSDG; from the coding sequence ATGCTGTGGGGCGACCTGCTGGATCAGCTGTTTCAGTATCTGCTGGCGCTGCTGCTGGGCATGGCGCGCATCTTTCCCTGCGTGTTGCTGACGCCGATCTTCTCCTTCAACGTGATCAAAGGCGTGCCGCGCGCGGCGATCGTGGCGGCGCTGGCGCTGTTTATCGCGCCGGCGCTGCAGGCCGAGATCGCCGCCGGCCCGCCGCCGCTGCTGACGCTGACGGCGCTGGGGCTGAAAGAGATGATCCTCGGCGCGCTGCTCGGGCTGGTGCTCGGGCTGCCGTTCTGGATGATGGAGTCGGTCGGAGCGCTGTTTGACAACCAGCGCGGCGCGCTGATGGGCGGCCAGCTCAACCCGCTGCTGGGGCCGGACGTGACGCCGCTGGGCCACCTGATGCAGCAGTCGATGATCCTGCTGCTGATGGTGGGGCCGGGGCTGGGCACCATCACCCAGGTGCTGTGGGACAGTTACCGCCTGTGGCCGGCGCTGGCGTGGATGCCGCTGCCGGGCGAACAGGGCTGGGGCGTCTGGCTCGGCCTGCTGAAAACCACCTTTGTCGATATGGTGCTGTACGCCGGCCCGCTGGTGGCGCTGCTGCTGCTGATGGATTTCGCCGTCGGCATCATCAGCATCTACAGCCCGCAGATTCAGGCCACGGTGCTGACCATTCCGGTGAAGTGCCTGCTGGGGCTGCTGTTTTTCGTCTTGTACCTGCCGGTGCTCAACCACCTGGCGGGCGAACGTCTGTTTGAACTGCGCGATCTGAGCGCCATTCTCGGCACGCTGCTGCAACCGGCGGGAGGATCTGATGGCTGA
- the sctU gene encoding type III secretion system export apparatus subunit SctU, translating to MAEKTEQATPQKLQESRKKGQVGQSQDIPKLLISIGILETIFALVESGMQRMESMMLLPLLRLRDPFGHAMEEVIADSLLVLALFSAIVCSIALLLRVLGGWIQFGPLFSVEALLPKPESLNPVNQFKNMFSGRQMAQLLTSIIKAAAIGLVLWLSLAPEMGNLARLAQSTLDGFWHGVLQLFISCARRVLLVLLALSLMDFGVQRFFFLKQQRMSHEDIRNEYKQNEGDPHMKGHRRQVAQDILNEEPSAARNVAVEEADVLLVNPTHYAVGLYYRPGETPLPRLVFKAHGDDAHYLVDQAQRAHIPVVRYIWLTRTLYRTTPEGSWIPRETLKAVAQVYRLLRELEDSYLNEVIELEEEPFP from the coding sequence ATGGCTGAAAAAACCGAACAGGCCACGCCGCAGAAGCTGCAGGAGTCACGGAAAAAGGGGCAGGTCGGCCAGAGTCAGGATATCCCGAAGCTGCTGATCTCGATCGGCATTCTGGAGACGATCTTTGCGCTGGTGGAGAGCGGCATGCAGCGCATGGAGTCGATGATGCTGCTGCCGCTGTTGCGTCTGCGTGACCCGTTCGGCCATGCGATGGAGGAGGTGATCGCCGACTCGCTGCTGGTGCTGGCGCTGTTTTCCGCCATCGTCTGCAGCATCGCGCTGCTGCTGCGGGTGCTGGGGGGCTGGATCCAGTTCGGCCCGCTGTTCTCGGTGGAGGCGCTGCTGCCGAAGCCCGAATCGCTCAACCCGGTGAACCAATTCAAGAATATGTTTTCCGGCCGGCAGATGGCGCAGTTGCTGACCAGCATTATCAAGGCGGCCGCCATCGGCCTGGTGCTGTGGCTGTCGCTGGCGCCGGAGATGGGCAACCTGGCGCGCCTGGCGCAGAGCACGCTGGACGGTTTCTGGCACGGCGTGCTGCAGCTGTTTATCAGCTGCGCGCGCCGGGTGCTGCTGGTGCTGCTGGCGCTCAGCCTGATGGATTTCGGCGTACAGCGCTTCTTCTTCCTCAAGCAGCAGCGGATGAGCCACGAAGATATCCGCAACGAATATAAGCAGAACGAAGGCGACCCGCATATGAAAGGGCACCGGCGTCAGGTGGCGCAGGATATCCTGAACGAAGAGCCGAGCGCGGCGCGCAACGTGGCGGTGGAAGAGGCCGACGTGCTGCTGGTCAATCCGACCCACTACGCGGTCGGGCTTTATTACCGTCCCGGCGAAACGCCGCTGCCGCGTCTGGTGTTCAAGGCGCACGGTGACGATGCGCACTATCTGGTGGATCAGGCGCAGCGCGCGCATATTCCGGTGGTGCGCTATATCTGGCTGACGCGCACGCTGTACCGCACCACGCCGGAAGGCAGCTGGATCCCGCGTGAGACGCTGAAGGCGGTGGCGCAGGTCTACCGCCTGCTGCGTGAGCTAGAGGACAGTTACCTGAACGAGGTGATTGAGCTGGAAGAGGAGCCGTTTCCGTAA
- the sctS gene encoding type III secretion system export apparatus subunit SctS: MDILSFFRQAMLLVVLLSAPPLIVAVLVGVITSLLQAAMQLQDQTLPFCLKLVAVGVTLALTGRWLGVELLQLTQNAFAMMSRVGG, from the coding sequence ATGGATATACTGAGCTTTTTTCGTCAGGCGATGCTGCTGGTGGTGCTGCTTTCCGCGCCGCCGCTGATCGTCGCGGTGCTGGTGGGGGTGATCACTTCGCTGCTGCAGGCGGCGATGCAGCTGCAGGATCAGACGCTGCCGTTCTGCCTGAAGCTGGTGGCGGTGGGGGTGACGCTGGCGCTGACCGGGCGCTGGCTCGGGGTGGAGCTGCTGCAGCTGACGCAGAACGCCTTTGCCATGATGTCGCGGGTCGGCGGCTGA